From Oceanococcus atlanticus, a single genomic window includes:
- a CDS encoding HD domain-containing protein, with protein MNVVTEVPELEALFADCKKVIGPDFAGYRNHVYRMLNYCLLLHDCNDEDRQKLAIAGVFHDIGIWTASTIDYIDPSAAEAARYLVDSGLEPWQEEICLMITEHHKLSSAEDVRYPLVEVFRRADLVDFSLGLFKCGLSSGQIKAVKAALPNAGFHQGLVRKALRWFIRHPLNPAPMFKR; from the coding sequence ATGAACGTTGTAACCGAAGTACCAGAACTTGAGGCGCTATTCGCTGACTGCAAGAAGGTGATCGGTCCGGACTTCGCCGGGTACCGCAATCATGTTTACCGCATGCTCAACTACTGCCTGCTTCTTCATGACTGCAACGATGAGGACCGACAAAAGCTGGCCATCGCAGGCGTGTTCCATGACATCGGCATCTGGACCGCAAGCACGATTGACTACATTGATCCGTCTGCAGCAGAGGCTGCTCGGTATCTGGTCGATAGCGGCCTGGAGCCATGGCAGGAAGAAATCTGTCTGATGATCACCGAACACCATAAGCTGAGTTCGGCCGAGGATGTGCGATATCCTCTGGTGGAGGTGTTCCGCCGGGCTGATCTGGTCGATTTCTCTTTGGGGCTGTTCAAGTGCGGCTTGTCATCAGGCCAGATCAAAGCCGTTAAGGCGGCACTTCCCAACGCAGGTTTTCACCAAGGCCTGGTGCGCAAGGCTCTGCGTTGGTTTATCCGCCACCCATTGAATCCAGCGCCCATGTTTAAGCGGTAG
- a CDS encoding peptidase M19, with protein sequence MKIETAVRPLSTPRFGLFAALTLITLSACNGGRSADSTGPGGPATPDTLGKYDLYNQCWVMQADGRYVIRDGEGFAAVGENAEQAERFYMRAANLARYLFYTPDEMLLTAAGSSVSAVPQSAPEDGSDWTFSEAGNVLNAGTLGGMLEVADGGELILGSTPAALQFERATGCADYPEMPLAVSGQTFKGDVNAPALGFAEVHTHMAMGSEMSDGSGNVGPSAGGVMYGQAVNRFGVTEALKNCQAYHGPNGITDPEALILDMTPGQTHDTQGWPSFVDWPFHDSMLHQQMYWRWVERAWMAGLRLMTIHGTNIEALCQVAQITGPTRGQSPIGLECRDMEVGVSQVEYLYEIQNYIDAQFGGPGKGFYRIVGSPAEARQVIADGKLAVVPGLEFSNIFGCNVTFLPDGSELPQCDRAQIDAEIDRIWDLGVRQVFPYHDVDSALGGAGLFGTSNVLEFFNFIGTGRFFETYDCPDGGEGETYFHNAGYNSLAAPLMLGGDPITAAILDLTNGLTPTLTSTGRQCNQRSVTDLGIYAIDKMMKKGFVIDIDHAELRSKQIMLDHASTTSPAYPMVSGHDAQGGLTNAQVRQMIQQGGIIYPINKNGKGHVDFLARLNEQWELSGTDRPFSAGYGADANGLRTLPGPRGMARIMETGPVSYPFQMFQGEGWGPQFDGVAPITVELLSVPGADGRIWDVNESGMYHYGMIADIVEEIRLEGGQAALDTLYNSAETYLQMWEQTLAASADARTRPVPESVPE encoded by the coding sequence ATGAAAATCGAAACCGCCGTGCGCCCACTGTCTACCCCTCGTTTTGGGCTGTTTGCTGCCCTCACCCTTATCACGCTGTCAGCCTGTAACGGCGGTCGTTCTGCGGATTCAACAGGCCCCGGTGGCCCCGCAACGCCTGACACTTTGGGTAAATATGACCTCTATAACCAGTGTTGGGTGATGCAGGCCGATGGCCGCTATGTGATTCGCGACGGCGAGGGTTTTGCCGCTGTCGGCGAAAACGCCGAGCAAGCCGAGCGCTTTTACATGCGCGCCGCCAACCTGGCCCGGTATTTGTTTTACACCCCCGATGAGATGCTGCTTACGGCGGCGGGCTCGTCTGTCAGCGCCGTGCCCCAGTCAGCCCCGGAAGACGGTTCGGACTGGACTTTCAGCGAAGCTGGCAATGTGCTGAATGCCGGCACCCTCGGCGGCATGCTGGAAGTGGCCGATGGCGGAGAGCTGATTCTGGGGAGTACTCCGGCAGCCTTGCAATTTGAGCGTGCCACCGGCTGCGCGGACTATCCGGAGATGCCGCTGGCCGTGAGCGGACAAACCTTCAAGGGTGACGTCAATGCACCGGCTTTGGGCTTTGCCGAAGTGCACACCCATATGGCCATGGGCAGTGAGATGTCCGATGGCAGCGGCAATGTCGGTCCGTCTGCTGGTGGCGTGATGTACGGGCAGGCGGTAAACCGTTTTGGCGTGACCGAGGCGCTGAAGAATTGCCAGGCCTATCACGGCCCCAATGGCATCACCGATCCGGAAGCGCTGATTCTGGACATGACCCCGGGACAAACGCACGACACCCAGGGTTGGCCCAGCTTCGTGGACTGGCCGTTTCACGATTCCATGCTGCACCAACAGATGTACTGGCGCTGGGTGGAACGCGCCTGGATGGCCGGACTCCGATTGATGACCATCCATGGCACCAATATTGAAGCCCTGTGCCAAGTTGCACAGATCACCGGTCCGACGCGTGGCCAGAGTCCGATCGGCCTGGAATGCCGCGACATGGAAGTCGGGGTGTCTCAGGTGGAATATCTTTACGAGATTCAGAACTACATCGACGCCCAGTTCGGTGGTCCCGGCAAAGGCTTTTACCGCATCGTTGGTAGCCCCGCTGAAGCACGGCAGGTGATTGCCGACGGCAAGTTGGCCGTGGTGCCCGGCCTGGAGTTTTCCAACATCTTCGGCTGCAACGTGACCTTCCTGCCTGACGGGAGCGAGCTGCCCCAGTGCGATCGTGCTCAGATTGATGCAGAGATTGATCGCATCTGGGACCTTGGCGTGCGTCAGGTCTTCCCCTATCACGATGTGGACAGCGCTCTGGGCGGTGCCGGTTTGTTCGGCACCAGCAACGTGCTGGAGTTCTTCAACTTCATCGGCACCGGGCGCTTTTTCGAAACCTACGATTGCCCGGATGGTGGCGAAGGCGAGACCTATTTCCACAACGCCGGCTACAACTCTCTGGCCGCTCCGTTGATGCTCGGCGGTGATCCGATCACTGCGGCCATTCTGGATCTGACCAATGGCCTGACCCCCACGCTGACGTCGACCGGTCGGCAGTGTAACCAGCGCTCAGTTACGGACCTGGGTATCTACGCCATCGACAAGATGATGAAGAAAGGCTTTGTCATCGACATCGACCACGCTGAGTTGCGCAGCAAGCAGATCATGCTGGACCACGCCAGCACAACCTCGCCGGCGTACCCGATGGTGTCTGGTCATGACGCTCAGGGCGGCCTGACCAACGCCCAGGTGCGACAAATGATTCAGCAAGGCGGAATTATTTATCCCATCAACAAGAACGGCAAAGGCCATGTCGACTTTCTGGCCCGTCTGAACGAGCAGTGGGAGTTGTCCGGCACCGATCGGCCGTTCTCCGCCGGCTATGGCGCGGATGCCAATGGCCTGCGCACACTGCCGGGCCCGCGCGGTATGGCCCGGATCATGGAAACTGGCCCGGTGAGCTATCCCTTCCAGATGTTCCAGGGCGAGGGTTGGGGGCCGCAGTTTGATGGCGTCGCCCCGATCACGGTGGAGTTGCTCAGCGTTCCAGGAGCCGACGGGCGCATTTGGGATGTGAACGAATCGGGCATGTATCACTACGGCATGATTGCCGACATCGTCGAGGAAATTCGCCTGGAAGGCGGGCAGGCCGCGCTGGACACTCTCTATAACTCGGCAGAAACCTACCTGCAGATGTGGGAGCAAACCCTGGCAGCCTCAGCCGATGCCCGCACGCGACCTGTACCCGAGAGCGTCCCTGAATAG
- a CDS encoding DUF2164 domain-containing protein: protein MAIVEFTQEEKDAIVNQIKLYFSEELDQEIGQFQAEFLLDFFAEKIGGAFYNVGLRDARAVLEGKLQDIDDALYEIEKPI, encoded by the coding sequence ATGGCGATTGTTGAATTTACGCAGGAGGAGAAAGACGCGATCGTCAACCAGATCAAGCTGTATTTCTCTGAGGAACTGGACCAGGAAATAGGGCAGTTCCAGGCCGAATTCCTGCTCGACTTTTTCGCCGAAAAAATTGGCGGTGCGTTTTACAACGTGGGGCTAAGAGACGCCCGAGCCGTTTTAGAAGGCAAGCTGCAAGACATCGATGATGCACTGTACGAGATTGAAAAGCCGATCTAG